Proteins co-encoded in one Verrucomicrobiota bacterium genomic window:
- a CDS encoding MaoC family dehydratase, giving the protein MQLENIPFSEIKVGDVASLERPVKIEDLELFAEATGDYNPIHLDESFAKQTDYGKCIAHGMWVGSLISALLATKLPGPGGVYLSQSLKFHRPAFVGDILTVKVTVLAKKRRNILIMECEVTNQHQKMVVKGECMVTTQDQR; this is encoded by the coding sequence GTGCAGCTAGAAAATATACCATTCTCTGAAATCAAGGTAGGGGATGTGGCTTCCCTTGAACGCCCTGTAAAGATCGAGGATTTAGAGCTTTTTGCAGAAGCGACCGGTGATTACAACCCTATTCATTTAGATGAAAGTTTTGCCAAGCAAACTGATTACGGTAAATGTATCGCGCATGGTATGTGGGTGGGTTCTTTAATATCAGCTTTGTTAGCGACTAAACTTCCTGGCCCGGGGGGTGTTTATCTTAGTCAGTCGCTAAAATTTCATCGTCCTGCTTTTGTTGGAGATATCTTAACGGTTAAGGTTACTGTTTTAGCGAAAAAAAGGCGTAATATCCTTATCATGGAATGTGAAGTGACTAATCAGCATCAGAAGATGGTTGTTAAAGGGGAATGCATGGTC